The stretch of DNA TCGTAGGCCACAAGTTCCACGCTTTTTATGGAGCGGGCGATGAGCGCCGCGGCTCCGCCGATGGCCGCGAAATATACCGCCTTGTGTTTGACCATGGCGTCCACCACGTCCTTTGCCCGTTTCCCCTTGCCGATCATCCCCTTCATGCCGATTTCCATCAGGCGCGGGGCGTATGCGTCCATCCGGTAGCTTGTGGTGGGCCCGGCGGAGCCGATCACGGCGCCAGGTTTGGCCGGCGACGGGCCGACGTAATAGATCACCGCCCCCTGCATATCGAAGGGGAGCGGTTTACCGGCGTCGAGCAGGTCCACAAGCCTTTTATGGGCCGCGTCCCGGGCGGTGTACACCACCCCTGAAATGCTCACCATGTCCCCCGCTCGCAACCCGGAGACCGACTCGCCGGTGAGCGGTGTTGTCAGCTTCTTCATATCCTCGCTCATAACGTCACCTCCTTGTGGCGGCTGGCGTGGCAGCAGATATTGACCGCCAGCGGCAGGCTGGCGATATGGCACGGATGTTTTTCAAGGTGCACCGCCATGGCGTACACCAGCCCGCCGAGCCCCTGAGGGCCCATGCCAAGGTTGTTTATCCGTGTCAAAAGCTCTTTTTCCATCTCGGCCAGCTCCGGGTCGGGATTCACCGCGCCGATTTTCCGGAGCAACGCTTTCTTTGCGAGAATGGCGGCCTTTTCCGGCGTGCCCCCGATGCAGGCGCCCACGATCACCGGCGGGCAGGGGTTGGACCCGGCCTCCTGGCATCGCTGGACGATATAGTCCATCACAGCTTTTTTGCCCCCGGACGGGGTGAGCATCATCACCCGGGACATGTTTTCGGACCCGCCCCCCTTTGGGGCCACGGTGAGCTTTAATTTGTCCCCTTCAACTATATCCGTGATGATCACTGCCGGAGTGTTGTCCTTCGTGTTCGCCCTTGTGAAAGGATCGCAGATGGACTTTCGCAGGAAACCCTGTTCATACCCCTTGCGGACCCCGGCGTTCACCGCTTCGGTGAAAGATCCGCCGTCAATATGCACATCCTGCCCGATCTCCGCGAAAATCACGGTGAATCCCGTGTCTTGGCACATGGGGACCTTTTCGGTCCTGGCGATATCGGCGTTGGTGAGCAACGCCTTGAATACCGCCTTGCCGACTGGTGATGCCTCTTTTTCAAGACCTGCCTTGAACGCCGCCACCACGTCACTCCCCAGGTCTGTGTTGGCGTCCATGCACATCCTGGCCACCGCCTCGGTTATGTCCTTGCAATCAATCTGTCTCATCATCATTCCTTATCACTAGTGTCCCAACGTTAACGACATGACTGATTGTAACAGGTTGAGAGAACGAAGGTTTATCATGATTTGCTCTGGTCTCGATTTCAGTTCGGCGCGTAGCATGACGGGTATCTCCAACACGATTGTGAGGCTCGCCGA from Nitrospinota bacterium encodes:
- a CDS encoding Fe-S-containing hydro-lyase, with the protein product MKKLTTPLTGESVSGLRAGDMVSISGVVYTARDAAHKRLVDLLDAGKPLPFDMQGAVIYYVGPSPAKPGAVIGSAGPTTSYRMDAYAPRLMEIGMKGMIGKGKRAKDVVDAMVKHKAVYFAAIGGAAALIARSIKSVELVAYEDLGPEAVRRLVVEDFQVMVINDVTGADLYEIGQAKYKTA
- a CDS encoding fumarate hydratase, which produces MRQIDCKDITEAVARMCMDANTDLGSDVVAAFKAGLEKEASPVGKAVFKALLTNADIARTEKVPMCQDTGFTVIFAEIGQDVHIDGGSFTEAVNAGVRKGYEQGFLRKSICDPFTRANTKDNTPAVIITDIVEGDKLKLTVAPKGGGSENMSRVMMLTPSGGKKAVMDYIVQRCQEAGSNPCPPVIVGACIGGTPEKAAILAKKALLRKIGAVNPDPELAEMEKELLTRINNLGMGPQGLGGLVYAMAVHLEKHPCHIASLPLAVNICCHASRHKEVTL